Below is a genomic region from Algoriphagus halophilus.
TGGTGTTGTTCTTCATCGCTTACTCTGTTTCTAGCGACGAAGTACTTCCAAAATTTGAAGCAGAACCTTTCAACTTAACCGCAGATGGATCTAAGTTAGTGGGAGGAATGCTTATAACTACGTACGTACTTGCGATTGCGGCATTGGCTGGAATCGTAGTAACTGAATTAAACAAAGCGATAAAGTAATATGGCTAGAAAGAAAAATAGAATGGCTCAGGAGGTCAATGCAGGTTCTATGGCTGACATAGCGTTCTTGCTCCTGATCTTCTTTCTCGTCACTACTACTATTGCATCGGATAAGGGTATCTTGAATGTACTCCCTCCAAAAGTGGATCCTAACGTTCCGCCACCAGACATTCAAAAGAATGAGCGTAACATCTACACCATTCTTGTCAACGCGAACGATGATCTTCTTGTAGAAGGAGAATACAGAGAAAGTGCCGATGGTCTTGATAAGGATGTTAAAGCATTTGTATTGAATTTCGGTGCGCCGGATGAAGAAGCAGTTGCACTTTACAATTCTTTGCCAGCTTCTCTTCAAGCAGAAGCAGCTAGAAATCCTGAATCTTCTGACTATCCAAGTGAAGCTGTTGTTTCCATCAAAACAAACAGAGGTACTAGCTACGAAAAGTATCTTGAAGTATTGGATTTGGTGAAAAAGGCTTACTTCGATATCTATGCAACGAGAGCAAACTTGTCAACTGACGAGTACAGAGCTCTTAGTGGTAAAGATGACGCAGAACAAGCGCTTATTGACAAAGGGAAAGAAGGCATTGCAATGCAGATTTCCATCGCAGAACCAGATAAACTAGGAAGCAATTAATATGGGAAAGTTCGGAAAGAAAAATAAAGTCTCTGAGAATATCCCAACCTCGGCGTTGCCGGATATTATCTTCATGCTTCTTTTCTTCTTCATGGTAACTACCGTGTTGAGAGATCAGGAGATATTGGTTGAGCAAAAAATTCCTCAAGCTACTCAGCTTCAGAAATTGCAAAAGAAAACATTGATTTCTTACATCTTCATTGGTAAGCCAAAGAATACATCATTGTATGGAACCGAACCAAGAGTTCAAGCTAACGATGCCTTGATGTCAACTGACGAAATTGTTCAGTGGGTAAACCAAGAAAGAGATGCATTGCCTGAAGCGGACCGTGGAGGGATTACAATTTCAATGAAAGTGGATAAGGATGTTAAAATGGGTCCAATCTCTGACGTTCAAACTGAATTGAGAGAAGCGGATGCAAGAAGAGTTCTTTACGCTTCTGTTGGTAAAGTTGTAAAAGACTAAATAGAAACAATTCAGTATATTTAAAGCTATCCCCATACCGGGATAGCTTTTTTTGTTTACCCCATGCTAGCAACACTACAAAATAAAAAGAAGGTCCAAAACGGTTGGGCCATGTATGACTGGGCAAATTCTGTTTATAGTCTTGTTATTACGTCTACCATCTTTCCGGTTTATTACAACAATGTCACCAAAGCAATTGATGGAAGTGATAAAGTGAATTTCTTTGGTTTTGAAATGATTAATACAGTTCTGTATTCGTATTCCATTTCCTTTTCCTTCCTGATCATTGCTTTGATCTCTCCCTTGTTATCAGGAATAGCAGATTCCACAGGAAAGAAATTAAGCTTTATGAAGTTTTTTGCTTATTTAGGCGCAATTTCCTGTGTAGGACTTTTCTTTTTTGATGGGAGTAATCTTGAATTTGGAATTATATGTAGTGTCCTTGCTAGTATAGGGTATGCAGGGAGTATTGTGTTTTATAATGCCTACTTACCTGAAATTTCCGAGGAGAATGAATATGACTTTTTGAGTGCAAAAGGTTTTGCCTTGGGATACATTGGATCCGTGATTTTACTGATTCTCAATTTATTGATGATACAGTTTCCTTCTGCCTTTATGATTCCTGATGGAGGGATCGCTGCCAGGCTGTCCTTTTTAATTACTGGAGTATGGTGGGCAGGATTTGCTCAGATTACTTTCAATGTGCTGCCTAAGAACCCTTTTGGGAAGAATGTAACAAGGGAGATTTTATCCAAAGGGTATAAAGAGATCCGCAAAGTGTTTTTTGAAGTGAGGAAAATTGGAGTAATGAACAAATTTCTAGCTTCTTTCTTCTTTTATTCGATGGGCGTACAAACAGTTATGTATTTGGCTGCAAGTTTTGGGGATAAGGAATTAGGGCTTCCTGGAGATCAATTGATCTTAACCATTTTGATTATTCAGTTTGTGGCTATTATAGGAAGTTATTTCTTTGCCTTTTTATCCAAGAAGTATGGAAATAAATCCAGTTTGGTCATCATGGTCATCATTTGGATTTTTATCTGCGGAGCGGCTTATTACGTGTACACGGTTTATGAGTTTTTTGCTCTAGCCTTTGTAGTAGGTTTGGTAATGGGTGGAATCCAATCCTTATCAAGATCTACCTTTTCCAAATTGATTCCGGAATCAACCACAGACCACGCCTCTTATTTCAGCTTTTATGATGTTACCGAGAAAATGGCTATTGTATTAGGGACATTTTCCTATGGCGTGATCGAACAGCTTACTGGAAGTATGCGAAACAGTTCCTTGACTCTAGGAATCTTTTTCCTAGTAGGGTTAGGCTTCTTACTATTGGTTACGATTCCGAAAAGTCAATTAAACGCTTCTTAATCTCTGTTCCCATGAAAAAGATCCTTCAAGGTGCTCAAGTAAAAGAGTTAGATGCTAAACATATTTCAATATCCGGGCAGTCGAGCCAAGAATTGATGGAAGTGGCTGCTTTGGGGTTTGTGGATTGGTATGTTGCACAAGATCAATTCAAAGAGTATGGGGTCTTGATTTTTGTGGGAGCGGGAAATAATGGGGGAGATGGACTTGCAATCGCTAGGATTTTGACAAATCAAGGTGTTCAAGTGTCTGTGGTTCCTTGTTTTACTGACCCAGATAAACTATCACTCGACGCGTCAGCCAATTGGGAATTGCTTCCTAAATCTGTTCAACTATTGGATTTCAATGAGTTAAAGTATGAAGGTGATTTAGTACTGATTGATTGTTATTTGGGTGTCGGACTTACAGGGACTTTAAGGGAATCTAGTATTCCAATCATTGATTATATAAATGAGTTCTCGGGCCCCGTTGTTTCGGTAGATATCCCAAGTGGTCTTCCTTCTGAAACCATCCACCAGGGTTTAGCTGTACGAGCAGACTATACCGTTACTTTTGCATTTCCAAAATTGTCCTTACTACTTCCTGAAAATGCTGAGTACGTAGGAGAGTTGGTATTGGTGGATATTGGGATTGAGGAGGAGACCTCTAAAGTCTTTGATTCAAACTTCTATTATTTAGAGGAAAAGGATATTCCTGCACTTCACAAATCTTTCCATCGGTTTTCCTACAAAGGTGACTATGGGAAAATTTTAATTGCTGGTGGCAGTCCTGGAAAAATGGGAGCATTGATTTTATGTGCGAAAAGTGCATTAAGAACAGGGACTGGACTTGTTACCTGCCATATAGAAGATTCAGAAAGAGATATCATCCAAACAGCAGTTCCTGAGGCCATGGCTTCTTGGGGTCTGATCGCAAATTTAGAATTTTACGATTCGGTAGGAATTGGACCTGGTTGGGGGCAAGATGGTAGGGTTCATTTATTGACTCAGATTTTGGAAGAATTTAAAAGCCCCGTAGTGGTTGATGCGGATGGCTTGAATATTTTAGCAAGAAGTAAGGAATTGCTTGAACTTGTACCCAAAAATTCAATTTTAACCCCGCATATAGGCGAGTTTTCCCGTCTAGTAGGTCCTGCAAAGAATCATTTGGAGCGACTGGAAATGGCAAAAGAATTCTCTGTTACCAACGAGTTAATTCTCGTCCTTAAAGGAGCTAATACAGTCATTTCCTTGCCAGATGGACGACAGATTTTTAATTCTTCCGGTACCAAATACATGGCAACTGGTGGTTCTGGAGATGTGTTGACAGGAATGATTACTTCCTATTTAGGGCAGGGGTATGAACCAGAGAATGCCGCTATTTGTGGGGTATATCATCATGGGTTGGCAGGAGAACTTGCTGGAGCAAAAAAGAGAAAGGGACTAATCGCCTCTGACTTGATTGAGGCTATTCCGGAGACTTATAACCTACTTGATATATCGTGATATATAGCATTTCTCTATAAACTACTCCTTACATCCCTTTTATGAAGAATGAAAAGTTTCTTCTTTGGACTTTAGCATTGATCAACTTTATCCACATAGTTGATTTTATGATCTTGATGCCATTAGGTCCTCAGTTGATGAGAATATTTGAAATCAGTCCTAGAGAATTTGGCCTTTTGGTTTCTTCCTATACATTCAGCGCTGGGATTTCAAGTTTTTTTGGTGCGTTTTTTCTCGATCGATTCGATAGAAAGAAAATCTTATTATGGGTGTATATGGGCTTTACCTTGGCCACATTGGCTTGTGCCTTATCTCCAAGTTATTCCATATTATTATTTGCAAGAGTTTTATCAGGGCTCTTCGGAGGACTTACTTCCGCATTGATCTTGGCTATTATAGGAGATGTTA
It encodes:
- a CDS encoding MFS transporter, which translates into the protein MLATLQNKKKVQNGWAMYDWANSVYSLVITSTIFPVYYNNVTKAIDGSDKVNFFGFEMINTVLYSYSISFSFLIIALISPLLSGIADSTGKKLSFMKFFAYLGAISCVGLFFFDGSNLEFGIICSVLASIGYAGSIVFYNAYLPEISEENEYDFLSAKGFALGYIGSVILLILNLLMIQFPSAFMIPDGGIAARLSFLITGVWWAGFAQITFNVLPKNPFGKNVTREILSKGYKEIRKVFFEVRKIGVMNKFLASFFFYSMGVQTVMYLAASFGDKELGLPGDQLILTILIIQFVAIIGSYFFAFLSKKYGNKSSLVIMVIIWIFICGAAYYVYTVYEFFALAFVVGLVMGGIQSLSRSTFSKLIPESTTDHASYFSFYDVTEKMAIVLGTFSYGVIEQLTGSMRNSSLTLGIFFLVGLGFLLLVTIPKSQLNAS
- a CDS encoding bifunctional ADP-dependent NAD(P)H-hydrate dehydratase/NAD(P)H-hydrate epimerase, producing MKKILQGAQVKELDAKHISISGQSSQELMEVAALGFVDWYVAQDQFKEYGVLIFVGAGNNGGDGLAIARILTNQGVQVSVVPCFTDPDKLSLDASANWELLPKSVQLLDFNELKYEGDLVLIDCYLGVGLTGTLRESSIPIIDYINEFSGPVVSVDIPSGLPSETIHQGLAVRADYTVTFAFPKLSLLLPENAEYVGELVLVDIGIEEETSKVFDSNFYYLEEKDIPALHKSFHRFSYKGDYGKILIAGGSPGKMGALILCAKSALRTGTGLVTCHIEDSERDIIQTAVPEAMASWGLIANLEFYDSVGIGPGWGQDGRVHLLTQILEEFKSPVVVDADGLNILARSKELLELVPKNSILTPHIGEFSRLVGPAKNHLERLEMAKEFSVTNELILVLKGANTVISLPDGRQIFNSSGTKYMATGGSGDVLTGMITSYLGQGYEPENAAICGVYHHGLAGELAGAKKRKGLIASDLIEAIPETYNLLDIS
- a CDS encoding ExbD/TolR family protein, producing MARKKNRMAQEVNAGSMADIAFLLLIFFLVTTTIASDKGILNVLPPKVDPNVPPPDIQKNERNIYTILVNANDDLLVEGEYRESADGLDKDVKAFVLNFGAPDEEAVALYNSLPASLQAEAARNPESSDYPSEAVVSIKTNRGTSYEKYLEVLDLVKKAYFDIYATRANLSTDEYRALSGKDDAEQALIDKGKEGIAMQISIAEPDKLGSN
- a CDS encoding ExbD/TolR family protein, with the translated sequence MGKFGKKNKVSENIPTSALPDIIFMLLFFFMVTTVLRDQEILVEQKIPQATQLQKLQKKTLISYIFIGKPKNTSLYGTEPRVQANDALMSTDEIVQWVNQERDALPEADRGGITISMKVDKDVKMGPISDVQTELREADARRVLYASVGKVVKD